The Aeromonas encheleia genomic sequence GAGGAGTACTGCATCAGCGAAGGCTGGGTGAAGATCCCCTCCCCCAAGGCCAAGGATCGCTATGGCAACCCCATGCTGATCACCGTCAAGGGCACCGTCGAGGCGTTTTACGCCTAAGCGCATTGCCGCCGCGCCCTGACAAGGGGCTCGACTCTGTGATCCCAAGACACCGGCCTCGCGCCGGTGTCTTGTTTTGTGCGGCACTTGCCGGCAGGCAGCGCCATGGGATCGCCAAGCCCGATCCCTCCAGCCATTAGCTACTGGCGACAAAAAGCCCCGTCTTGCCTTAAAGCGAGACGGGGCTTTTTATTGCTGCGGCTGGCTTGCCGGGCATCGATGCATCAACCCAGCGAGACGAAGATCCCCGCCAGGGTGGCGCTCATCAGGTTCGCCAGGGTGGCGGCCAGCACGGCTTTGAGACCCATGCGGGCGACGTCCTGGCGGCGCTCCGGCGCCATGGTACCGATGGAGCCAAGCTGGATGGCGATCGACCCCAGGTTCGCGAAGCCGCACAGGGCGAAGGTGATGATGATCTGGCTATGGGCGCTCAAGTTCTCCTTGATGCTGGCAAAGTCCAGATAGGCGACGAACTCGTTCATGATCACCTTCTGGCCGATGAGGGAACCGGCCGCCATCATCTCGTCGCTCGGCACCCCGATGAGCCAGGCCACGGGGGCAAACAGGTAGCCCAGCAGCAGTTGCAATGAGAGATCGGCCCAGCCGAACCAGCCCCCGACGGTGGCAAAACCTGCGTTGATCATGGTGATGACGCTGACAAACACCAGCAGTATGGTGCCGATGGCCACCGCGATTTTCATGCCACCCATGGCGCCGCCCGCCAGGGCGTCGATGGCGTTGCTGTAGTCGCTCTTGTCCAGGGTGATCTCGTCCTGCTCGCGCACCCGCTCCTGCTCCGGCACCAGCAGTTTGGCCATCAGCAGGCCGCCCGGCGCCGCCATGAAGGAGGCGGCGATGAGGTATTTGAGATCCACGCCGAGCCCGGCGTAGCCCCCCAGCACCGAGCCCGCCACCGAGGCCATGCCGCAGGTCATCACCGCAAACAGCTCTGAGCGGGTCATGCCAGCCAGGAAGGGGCGGATGAGCAGCGGCGACTCCCCCTGGGAGAGGAAGATGTTGCCGGTGGCCACCAGGGACTCGGCGCGGCTGGTGCCGAGCAGGCGGTGAATGCCGCCCCCCAGCACCCGGATCACCCACTGCATGATGCCGAAGTGATAGAGCACGGCGATGAGGGCACTGATGAAGATCACCAGCGGCAGCACCCGCACGGCGAAGATGAAACCGTTGCTGGCCAGATCGCCAAACACGAAGCGGATGCCGCTGTCGGCGAAGCCGAGTAGGGCGGAGACGCCGTTGCTCATGGCGCCGAGCAGGAGCTGGCCCGGGGGAAAGTAGAGCACCAGGGCGGCCAGGCTTATCTGCAGCGCCAGGGCGCCCAGCACGGTGCGCCAGCGGATGGCACGGCGATTTTCACTCGCCAGCCAGGCGATAAACATCAGGGCCAACAT encodes the following:
- a CDS encoding NupC/NupG family nucleoside CNT transporter → MTLLLSLVGMLALMFIAWLASENRRAIRWRTVLGALALQISLAALVLYFPPGQLLLGAMSNGVSALLGFADSGIRFVFGDLASNGFIFAVRVLPLVIFISALIAVLYHFGIMQWVIRVLGGGIHRLLGTSRAESLVATGNIFLSQGESPLLIRPFLAGMTRSELFAVMTCGMASVAGSVLGGYAGLGVDLKYLIAASFMAAPGGLLMAKLLVPEQERVREQDEITLDKSDYSNAIDALAGGAMGGMKIAVAIGTILLVFVSVITMINAGFATVGGWFGWADLSLQLLLGYLFAPVAWLIGVPSDEMMAAGSLIGQKVIMNEFVAYLDFASIKENLSAHSQIIITFALCGFANLGSIAIQLGSIGTMAPERRQDVARMGLKAVLAATLANLMSATLAGIFVSLG